In Pochonia chlamydosporia 170 chromosome Unknown PCv3seq00008, whole genome shotgun sequence, the following proteins share a genomic window:
- a CDS encoding ARP2/3 complex (similar to Metarhizium acridum CQMa 102 XP_007814281.1), whose product MSQSLRPYLQCVRSSLTAALTLSNFASQTAERHNVPEIEAQTSPEVLLTPLTIARNENERVLIEPSINSIRISIKIKQADEIEHILVHKFTRFLTQRAESFFILRRKPIKGYDISFLITNFHTDEMLKHKLVDFIIQFMEDVDKEISEMKLFLNARARFVAESFLTPFD is encoded by the exons ATG TCTCAATCTCTGCGGCCGTACCTTCAGTGCGTGCGTAGCAGCTTGACTGCTGCGCTTACGTTGTCCAACTTTGCTTCGCAAACAGCTGAGCGACATAACGTCCCCGAGATCGAGGCCCAGACGTCACCCGAAGTTCTCTTAACCCCATTGACGATTGCGCGAAACGAAAATGAGCGAGTCCTCATCGAGCCCAGTATCAACTCCATCCGTATcagcatcaagatcaagcagGCCGACGAGATTGAACACATCTTGGTCCACAAGTTCACCAGATTCCTGACGCAACGAGCCGAATCCTTCTTTATTCTGCGAAGAAAGCCAATCAAG GGCTATGACATTTCCTTCTTAATAACAAACTTTCACACCGACGAGATGTTGAAGCACAAGCTGGTCGATTTCATAATACAGTTTATGGAAGATGTGGACAAGGAAATTTCCGAGATGAAGCTTTTC TTGAATGCAAGGGCAAGATTTGTTGCGGAGTCTTTCTTGACGCCG TTTGATTAA